In the Desulfuromonas sp. DDH964 genome, CTGGTCACCGAGGCCGGAGGGATGGTCAGTGATTTTGCCGGGCGGCGTCTCGACCTGGCCGGGGCCGAATGCCTGGCCAGTAACGGCCATCTACATGCCGCGATGATTTCGGTGCTGCAGCAGGGGCGACGGCCCTGAGCGGGAGCCTGGTGGCCGCCGGCTGCATCCTCGGCCCGGTTTGATATCTACTGGTTTGACATCTACTTGCCAGCCAGTCGGCGACGGCTACAATGGAAGTGAGCCGTCTGGTCATCCGGTAGCCCGAACAGGAGTGCCGGAGCCTGACCGTTGGTACCACCCCTGCCGTAAGGAGGTTACATGGCCAATCTGAAGAACACCCCGGAAAAACTGCCCGGCGAAGGGAACCTTGAGCAAAGCCTGCAGCACATCGATGTCGCGCTGGAGATCATGGAACGGCATCCGGGTGAACTGGCTACCGCCGAAGACGGGGTGAAGGACGATCTGCGGCGCCGCGATCGTGAGTACAAGGATGCCCACCTGCACAGCATCCCCAAACCGCGCAAACATCTGCGCTGAACCGGAGACGACAACGGCCCTCGCATGGAGGGCCGTTGTCGTTCGTCATTTCCCTTTTATGGCTCAGGCGGGTTCTTCTGCCGCCGGTTGTTCCTCCCTGATGGCACCGATCTCTTCCTCCAGGGTTGCTGCCGCATGTTTCAGGCCATCGAGCTGTTGCAGTAGCTCATGGACCCGGGAATCTGCGGCGCCGGTTCCCGGGAGGAGTTCGCGGTTCTCATCGACCAGGCGACCGAGGTCGCTATGCAGGACGGCGATCTTTTTGTGCAGGGCGTTGAGATCGATTTTCTTCTGGACGATGCGCTTGTACTGGTTGGCGCGGAAGGAAGCGCTGTGAAAGGTTTTGACGGTGGCATCCCATATCTTCTCACCGGGATTCCGCGCGGGTTCAGGTTGCTGCTGCCGGTCTTCCATGAGCTCCTCCTGGAAAATATTTCCCTGTATTTCTAACATTATTCATCCCGAGGTCAAGGCCAAGGCGGAAGATCCTGGGCAAATTCCTGGGCAAATTCCTTGCTGCACTGCCGGAGTTGGTCTAAACTGGCCGCATCTTATTTTTAATAACTTCTCAGGAGGCCAGCCTTGAATACTGAACCCGGGCGTACCAAATTTCAGATTGACCTGCGTCGTCACCTGCGGGAGCGGGAAGAAGATCGCGACCTTACCAGAGTGATCTGCGAGATTGCCACGGCATCGCGTTATGTCATCAACGCCATTCGTACCGGCGACCTCGGCGTAGCGGGTACCTCGAATCTCTATGGCGAGGAGCAACTTGCCCTCGATGTCCTCTCCGATCGCATTTTGCGGAAACGGCTGATCCACTCGGGGGTAGTCGCGACCATCGCCTCCGAAGAAACCCCGGAAATTATCAATGTCAACCTCAATGGCAAGTACTCAATCGCCTATGATCCCCTCGACGGCTCTTCCCTGGTCGATGTCAACCTCGCGGTTGGTACCATCGTCGGCATTTACCGCGGCGACAATGTCCTCCAGCGCGGCCGGACCCTGGTGGCCGCCATGTATATCCTCTACGGACCCCGGGCGACGCTGGTCTATTCGACCGGCAACGGTGTTCATGAATTCGCGATGAACGCCCTGATGGAATATACCCTGATCCAGGAAAATGTGACGATGAAGCCATCGGGGTCGATCTACTCCCCGGGTGGGCAGCGCAACAAGTACACTCCGGGCGTTGAGAAGTTTGTCACCTCCCTGGAAGAGAAGGGGGCCAAGCTCCGCTACAGCGGCGGCTTCGTCCCGGATATCAACCAGGTGCTGATCAAGGGGCAGGGCCTCTTTATGTATCCGCACCTGAAGGATGCCCCCAAGGGGAAGCTGCGGCTGCTTTATGAACTCAACCCGATGGCCTTTCTGATCGAACAGGCCGGCGGCAAGGCTTCCAATGGCCGGGAGCGGATTCTGGACATTCTCCCGGAAGGGATCGATCATCGGGAGCCGGTCTTTATCGGCAGCAGTGAAGATGTCGAGCGGGCCGAGAAGTTCGTCGCCGAATTCGGCTGAGACCTCCCCGTTGAAAAGAAAAAAAGCCCGGAGCAGCTGCCCCGGGCTTTTTTTTGATCTCCAGCTTTCGGTGATGGGCTACTTCAGCAGTTCCTTCACCTTTTCAAAACCGAGGCTGTAGGCCTTCTTGTTCAGGTCCTTGAAGGCTTCCGGAACCTTGCGCAGGACCGCCTGCTCGCCCGATTCCCGGGAAACAACATCGGTCAGGGCGATCATGGCGCCCAGCGCCACCACGTTGGCGACGATCTCGCGCCCGAGGTCTTCCTTGGCGGTGCGCATGATCGGCATCTTGATGACCTTGAAGTCCCCCTTCGGCTCATTCTTTACGAAGTCCGAATCGAGGAGGAGGAGGCCGCCGGGTTTGATGCCGTTGGCGTACTTGTCGGCGGCTTCCTGGGTCATCGCCAGGCAGGCGTCGACGATGGTCGCCTTGGGGTAATCGATGGGGCCGTCGGCGATGATGACTTCCGACTTGGAGGCGCCGCCTCTGGCTTCAGGGCCATAGCTCTGCGACTGGACGGCGTGTTTCCCCTCGATGATCGAGGCCGCCTCGGCGAGGATGATGCCGGCAGTGATCAGACCCTGGCCGCCGGCACCGGAAAAGCGAATTTCATATCTTTTTGCCATTTCACTCTCTCCTTATGCGCTGCGGAAATCAGGCGCCCTGCGCCTTGGCAATGACCTGGGCATACTGCTCACAATATTCCGGCTTGTCTTCCTTGTAGAGGACCCCGGTGAGGACCTTGCCTTCGAGTTGCTCGGCGGTCATCTTGGCGGCAGCGGCGACCGGCACGGCGATCTCCTTGAGGCGCTTCATCATGTCAACGACGCTGCGGAACTTGTTGCGCCGGCCATAGGTGGTCGGACAGTCGTCGAGGACTTCAATGACCGCCATCCCCTTGTGCCTGATCCCTTCGGCCACCAGCTTGTCGATCTGGGTGGCGTGGAAGGCGGTGGTGCGGGCGACGAAGGTCGCACCGGCGCCGATCGCCAGCTTGCTGATGTCGAAGGTCGGGTCGGGGTTGCCGTAGGGGGTGGTGGAGGCCTTGGCGCCGGTCGGGGTGCAGGGGGAGAACTGGCCGCCGGTCATCCCGTAGATGCTGTTGTTCATGATGACGTAGGTCATGTCGATGTTGCGGCGGCAGGCGTGGATGAAGTGGTTGCCGCCGATGGCGGTGCCGTCGCCGTCGCCGCCGACGACAATGACGTTCATCTCCGGCTTGGCCATCTTGACGCCGGTGGCGAAGGCCGCAGCCCGTCCGTGAGCGGTGTGCAGGGTGTTGAAGTCAACGTAGCCGGGCATGCGGCTGGCGCAGCCGATACCGGAAACGATGGCGGTGTTGTCTTTCTCCAGACCGCAAGCATCGATGGCCCGCAGCATCCCCTTCATGACGATGCCGTGGCCGCAGCCGGGGCACCAGATGTGGGGCAATTTTCCGGGGCGCAGGAATTTATCGTAATCGTAAGCCATGGTTACTTGACCTCCTTGACTTTGTCCATGATCTGGCCGGGATTGATCGGCTCACCGTCGACGCGGCCGATGTGCAGGACCGGGCAGCTACCCTTGACGACGCGTTCCACCTCGAGGTTCATCTGGCCAAGGTTGAGCTCGGGGACGACGATCCCCTTGACCTTCTTGCCGATTTCGGCGATGCGTTTTTCCGGGAAGGGCCAGAGGGTGATGGGGCGGAAGAGGCCAGCCTTGATCCCTTCCTTGCGCAGTTCGTTGACGGCATAGCGGGCGCTGCGGGAAGTGGAACCGTAGGCGAAGATCACCACCTCGGCGTCATCGACCAGGTACTCCTCGTACTTCTCGATATCGGCGCGGGCTGCTTCGCCTTCGACCTTGCGGATCTGGCGGCGCTCTTCGGCGTCGACATATTCTGCCTTGGTGGTCGGGAAGCCGTCCTGGGCCTTGTTGAGGCCGGTGACATGGAAGCGGTAGCCGGAGCCGAAGGCCGCCAGCGGCGGAACGTCGCCAAAGGAGGTATCATAGGGCTTGTATTTGTCGGGGGTGACGGTCGGTTTGGCGCGGTCGATCACCTCGAGTTCGCCGGGCTCGGGGAACTCGATACGCTCGCGCATGTGGCCGACGATTTCGTCGTAGAGGACCTGGACCGGCATGCGGTACTTCTCGGCGAGGTTGAAGGCGCGCACCGTCTCGGTGAAGATCTCCTGACAGGAAGCCGGGACCAGGGCGATGGTAGCGTGGTCGCCGTGGGTCCCCCACTTGGCCTGCTGGACGTCGGACTGGCCGGGGCCGGTCGGCATGCCGGTCGACGGGCCACCGCGCATGACGTTGATGATGACGCAGGGAACCTCGGCGATGCAGGCGTAGCCGATCAGTTCCTGCTTGAGGGAGACGCCGGGACCCGACGTTGCGGTCAGGGCCTTGGCACCGGTCAGCGCGGCGCCGATGACCGACGCCATGGCGCCGATCTCGTCTTCCATCTGGATGAATTTGCCACCAGTCTTGGGGAGTTCATTGGAGAGAACTTCCGCAACCTCGGTGGAGGGGGTAATGGGGTAACCGCCGAAGAAATTACATCCGGCATAAACGGCACCCTGGGCGCACGCTTCGTTCCCCTGCAACAGAGCAACTTTTTTAGCCACGTTAACCGACCTCCTCTGGATATGAATTATTTGGTAACTTTGATGGCAAAGTCGGGGCACCGCAACTCGCACTGCATGCAGGCGATGCAGGCCTCAGGGCGGGCGACCTTGACCAGAAACGCATCCATCTCCAGGACCTTGGTGGGGCAGAATTCGACACAAATGCTGCACCCCTTGCAGTACCTTTCGATAACCTCGATTTTCGGACTGCTCATTCCCCTAGTTCTCCTTTTTCGTGGTGACCGTTGCGAAACGGCATTGATAAGTCAAACAGCGCGCATACTATCGCAATATAGCGTTGATTTCCAGAAAATTATGTATACGATTTCGCCCCTTTCCCGGGGACTGATATCGGGCGTTGTGACGGCCATCCCGAATTGGGGTTTCCGGGCATCGCCCGCAACTGGCGATAATTACATTCGGAAATCGCAATATAGCAAAGAAGGGCAATGTTGCCATTGCCCTTCCTGCGGTCTGTCCGTAGGTACTGCTTATTTCATGCTGTCGACGAGACCCTTGACGGCCGCAACCGACTTGTCCATCATCGCCTGCTCTTCGGCGTCGAGTTTGAACTGGAGGATCTGCTCGACGCCGTTGGCGCCGAGGACCGTCGGGACGCCGACGAAGTAGCCCTTGACCCCGAACTCACCGTTGAGGTAAACGCAGGTCGGCAGGACGCGCTTGGAATCCTTGAGGATCGACTCGGCCATGGCGATGGCCGAGGAGGCCGGGCTGTAGAAGGCGCTGCCGGTCTTGAGCAGGGCGACAACTTCACCGCCGGCGCCGCGGGTACGCTTGACCATGGCTTCCATCACTTCCTTGGCCTTGGCCGCGCTCTTGTATTTCTGCTCCAGCAGTTCCATCACCGGAATCCCCTGGACGCTGGCATAGCGAACCAGCGGCACCATGTCGTCGCCATGGCCGCCGAGGGTCATCGCCACCACATCCTTGACCGAGACGCCGAGTTCCCAGGCGATGAAGGCCTTGAAGCGGGCGGAGTCGAGGACGCCGGCCTGACCGATGACGCGATTGTAAGGGAAGCCGGTGACCTTCTGGCAGAGGGTGACCATGGCGTCGAGGGGGTTGGAGATGATGATGACGAAGGAGTTGGGGGCGTGCTTTTTGATCCCCTCGGCCACCGAGGTCATGATCTTGCTGTTGACCTCGATCAGGTCATCGCGGCTCATGCCCGGTTTGCGCGGCAGGCCGGCGGTGACGATGACAACGTTGGCGCCGGCGATGTCGGCGTAGTCGTTGGTCCCTTTCAGGTTGACGTCGAAACCGTCGACCGGGGCGGCTTCGGCGATGTCGAGGCATTTGCCCTGGGGGAGGCCTTCGACGATGTCGAACAGCACCACGTCACCCAGTTCGCGCAGGGCGCAAAGCTGAGCAAGAACGCCACCAATCTGACCACCACCGATAAGAGCGATTTTTGGTCTTGCCATGGTCTTCTCTCCTTGTGTTGGGTAATGAAAATAGGGCAGCGGGGCTATCTGGTTGCCCCGCTGCCGCCAGGTTTGGTTAAAGGGCGTCGATGATCGCGTTCAGGGTCGCGCTCGGTCGCATGGCCGCCGTAGTCTTGGCGACATCGGGGCGGTAGTAACCGCCGATGTCGACCGGCTTGCCCTGCGCCGCCAGCAGCTCGGCGTTGATCTTCGCTTCGTTGCTCGCGAGGTCGGCGGCCACCTTGGTGAAGCGGGCTTTCAGTTCCGCGTTTTTGCTTTGCGCGGCCAGGGCCTGGGCCCAGTAGAGCGCCAGGTAGAAGCTGCTGCCGCGGTTGTCGATCTCGTTCACCTTGCGGGACGGCGCCTTGGCGTTCTCGAGGTACTTGGTGATCCCTTCATCGAGGGTATCGGCAAAGAGCTGCACGGTGGGGTCGTTGTTGCGGTTGGCGATGTGCTCCAGCGACGGAACCAGGGCGCAGTATTCGCCGAGGGAATCCCAGCGCAGATGGCCTTCCTTGAGGAACTGCTCGACATGCTTGGGTGCGGAGCCGCCGGCGCCGGTTTCGAAGAGGCCGCCACCGGCCAGCAGCGGAACGATGGAGAGCATGCGGGCGCTGGTGCCGAGTTCGAGAATCGGGAAGAGGTCGGTCAAATAGTCGCGCAGCGCGTTGCCGGTCACGGTGATGGTGTCGAGGCCCTTGCGGGCGCGCTCACAGGCGAATTTCATGGCATCGACCGGTTTCATGATACGGATGTCGAGGCCGGTGGTGTCATGGTCCTTCAGGTAGGTGTTGACCTTGTTGATGATCTGGGCGTCGTGGCCGCGCTGCTCATCGAGCCAGAAGATAGCCGGGGCACCGGAGGCCTTGGCGCGAGTCACGGCGAGTTTGACCCAGTCGCGGATCGGGGCGTCCTTGGTCTGGCAGGAGCGGAAGACATCGCCCTTTTCGACAGTCTGTTCGAGCAGGACGGCGCCGGAGGCATCGACGACGCGGATTTTGCCGTCGCCGGGGGCGAAGAAGGTCTTGTCGTGGGAGCCGTATTCCTCGGCTTTTTGCGCCATCAGGCCGACGTTGGAGGTGTGCCCCATGGTCGCCGGGTTGAACTGGCCGTGTTTCTGGCAGTCTTCAATGATGGTCTGGTAGATGGTGGCGTAGCAGCGGTCGGGGATCATCGCCACGGTGTCCTGCAGTTCGTCCGCCAGGTTCCACATCTGGCCGCCGTCGCGAACCACGACCGGCATCGAGGCATCGATGATGACGTCGTTGGGGACATGCAGATTGGTGATCCCTTTGCGGGAGTCGACCATCGCCAGGGCGGGTCGGGTCTTGTAGACATCCATGATGGCCGCTTCGATCTCGGCCCGCTTGGCTTCCGGGAGGCGCTTGATTTTGGCATAGACATCGCCGAGACCGTTGCTGACATTCACGCCCAGTTCCTTGAAAACATCGCCGTACTTGTCAAAGACATCCTTGTAGAAGACGGTGACGCACTGACCGAAGATGTAGGGATCGGAGATCTTCATCATGGTCGCTTTGAGGTGCAGGGAGAGGAGGACGCCGTCCTTCTTGGCCGCCTCGATCTGCTCGGCGTAGAACTTGCGCAGGGCGGTCATGTTCATGGAAGAGGAGTCGAGGACCTCACCCGCCTGCAGGGCCAGCTTCTCCTTGAGTACGGTGACGCTGCCGTCTTTGCCAACGAACTCGTATTTGACCGTGGTGGCATCCTTGACGGTGACGGAGGTCTCGCTGCCGTAGAAATCGTTGCCGTTCATGTGGGCGACGCGGGTTTTGGAGCCGGCCGGCCAGGGTTTCATCATGCGGTGGGGATTCTTCTGGGCGAACTTCTTGACCGAAGCCGCGGCCCGGCGGTCGGAGTTCCCTTCCCGCAGCACCGGGTTGACGGCACTCCCCAGGCACTTGGCGAAGCGGGCCTGCAGGGCTTTCTCGGCGTCGTTTTTCGGCTCTTCCGGGTAGTCGGGGATCTTGTAGCCCTTCTCCTGCAGTTCCTTGATGGCGGCCTGCAACTGGGGAATGGAGGCGCTGACGTTCGGCAGTTTGATGATGTTGGCGGTGGGGTCCTGGGTCAGCTCGCCCAGCTGGGTGAGGTAGTCGGGAATTTTCTGCGCTTCGGTCAGGTGGTCGGGAAAGTTGGCGATGATTCTGCCGGAAAGGGAGATATCCCGGGTCTCGACATTAACGCCGGATCCCTTGAGGAATTTCTGTACGATCGGGAGGAGGGCGTAGGTCGCCAGGGCGGGGGCTTCGTCGATCTCCGACCAGATAATCGTTGCGTTCTTCGTTGTCATGTTCTCTCCTTGTTCGGTGCCAGTTTTGCCAGAGGCAGAATGAAAGACGAACGAAAGTTCGCCCTTAGAAATTATTGCTCCAGATGGTGTAACGGGCAGTCAATAAAATGGAGGTTCTTCACTGATTCAACCGCATCCTGAGAAAGGTCAATGCCCAAACCGATATTGGCCTGACCACTAAAAGGTCAATGCAAAAACCTGCTACAAAACCGGATGCTTAGAGAAAAAGTGATAAAAATGGACGAGTTAGGAACGTTGTATACAGTATACAAAGGGCCGGGGGCTGTCAAGGGAAAATATGAATCTTCCAACCCGCAAATAAACGGCCGGGGAAACCTCGTTCCATTATTGCCCATTCTGCGACCCCGGGACTGAAATTGGAGCGCCGGGGGGGAAAACGTCGGACTGCTTCGCCTTCTGCCGGGCCTCATCCAGCTCCGCAGTGGAGAGCCCCCGGGGAATGGTCAGGACCTGGCCGGAGTAGATCTGGCGAGGGTCCCTGATCTGGTCCCGGTTCGCTTTGTACAAGAGCGGCCAGAGCAGCGGGTCGTCGTAGACCTGGGGCTGGGCGGCGATGCTGTAGAGCGACTCCCCCTCGCCCACGGTGTAGGAGGTCTGCGGCGGGGGGGGCGGTTTGGGCGGTGCCTTCCGGTCCGGTTTTGATGGGGGGGGCGAGGCGGCCTGCTGCAGTTGACGCTGACGCGCCGCCGCAATGGCCCGCTCGCGCCTTTCGAGCTCAGCGCGGCGGAGTTGTTCGTCGGCACTGTGGGCGAGGACCAGGGCCCGTCGGGCGCGCAGGGTGGCAAAGGGGAGGAGTTCCCGGGCGGCGCCGTAGTCACCATCGTGAACCAGCGCCTCGCCATCTTGCAGGGCGCGTTCGGCAATCTGGTAATCGTCGCTGGCCAGGCGGCTGGCGCCGGCCGCGTAGGCGCGGGCGAGGGCGTCCCGGGCGGCCGCAAGTTCGGCCTGCGGCGGCTGGGCGCAGCCGCCGCTGACAAAAAGCAGCAGAATGAGACAACAAAGACGTTTCACAAAAAGACAAGGGGGGGCAATGGCCCCGGTCGTCTGCCGGGGCGCAGGATCATTTCGCCCGGGTCACGGTGCGGATGGCCAACTCGCGCAGCTGTTTTTCGTCGACTTCACCCGGGGCTTCGGACATCAGGCAGGTCGCTTTCTGGGTCTTGGGGAAGGCGATGACGTCGCGGATCGAATCGGAGCCGGTCAGGATCATGGTCAAACGATCGAGACCGAAGGCGATGCCGCCATGGGGCGGGGCCCCGAATTCGAGGGCGTCGAGGAGGAAGCCGAATTTCATCCGCGCCTCCTCCTCGCCGATCCCCATCAGGTCGAACATGCGGCTCTGGATCGCCTGGTCGTGGATACGGATCGAGCCGCCGCCGATCTCCGAACCGTTGAGGACGAGGTCATAGGCCTTGGCCCGCGCCTTGCCGGGATCGGAGTCGAGCAGGGCAAGGTCTTCATCCATCGGCGCGGTGAAAGGATGATGGACGGCGACGTGGCGGCGGGCCTCGGCATCCCACTCCAGGAGCGGGAAGTCGGTCACCCAGACGAAACGGTATTCGTCCTTTTTGGCGAGACCGAGCTTGTGGCCGAGGTGGCCGCGCAGGCGGCCGAGGGATTCGTTGACCACCTTGTAGGAGTCGGCGCCAAAGAGGAGCAGGTCTCCCAACTCGGCGCCGAGGCGCTGGTTGATCGCCGCAAGCTCGTCCGCGCTAAAGAACTTGGCGATGGGGGACTGCCACCCCTCCTCGGTCATTTTTACCCAGGCCATCCCCTTGGCGCCGTAGATCTTGACGAACTCGGTGAGATCGTCGAGCTCCTTGCGCGAGAGGCTGGCGCCCCCCTTGACGTTGATCGCCTTGACCTGGCCACCGCCGGCGACGGCATCGGCGAAGACCTTGAAGCCGCACCCCTCCACCAGATCGGAGAGTCCGACCAGTTCGAGATCGAACCGCAGATCGGGGTTGTCGACCCCGAAGCGGTCGAGGGCTTCGGCGTAGGTCATGCGGGGCATCGGCAGCGGGACCGCGACGCCGATCGTTTCCTTGAAGATGGCGGCGATCATCCCCTCCATGACGGCAATGACGTCGTCGCGGCCGACAAAGCTCATCTCGCAGTCGATCTGGGTGAACTCGGGCTGGCGATCGGCGCGCAGATCCTCATCGCGGAAGCATTTGACGATCTGGAAGTAGCGGTCAAAACCGGAGACCATCAGTAGCTGCTTGAAGAGCTGGGGGGACTGGGGGAGAGCATAAAAAGTTCCAGGATTGACCCGGCTCGGCACCAGGTAATCGCGCGCCCCTTCCGGGGTGCTCTTGGTCAGTACCGGGGTTTCGATGTCGAGGAAGCCCTCGGCGTCGAGGTAGCGACGGACGGTGCGCGTAACCTGGTAGCGCAGCATCAGGTTCTGCTGGATGGCCGGCCGGCGCAGGTCGAGATAGCGGTACTTGAGGCGGATATTTTCGGCGACCTCGGTGAACTCGTCGAGCATGAACGGGGGGGTCTTGGCCGTATTGAGGATTCGCATCTCGCGCACCTCGACCTCGACCTCGCCGGTCTTCATCTTCGGATTGACGGTTCCGGCGGGCCGTGGCGAGACGATCCCCTTGATGGCGACGACATACTCGTTGCGAACCCGGTCGGCCTTGGTGTGGGCTTCGGGGTCACGGTCCGGGTCAAGGGCGAGTTGCACGATCCCTTCGCGGTCGCGCAGGTCGATGAAAATCAGGCCACCGTGGTCGCGACGGCGCTGCACCCAGCCGGTCAGGCAGACTTCCTGGCCAATCTGGGCGGCGGTGACCATGCCGCAGTAATGGCTTCGTTTCCAATCGCCGAAAATGTCGTTCAAGGGAAGTCCCTCCAGAGTTGTTTGATGGATCGGGCCGCGCCCGGAAAGGCAGGATTATACAAACCCCCTCCGGCCAGCGTCAAGGAGAATGCAATCAGGCCTCTCCCCCGGCGAGCAACTCCTGCAGACGGGTACGAAGGGCGTCAAGGGGGACCTCCTCCTGGCTGCCGGCGTCCATGTTGCGCAACTGGGCCCGACCGGCGGCCAGTTCATCGCCGCCGAGGATGACGGCAAACCGCGCGCCGAGCTTCCCGGCCCGACGCATCTGCGCTTTGAGGCTCTTCCCTTCGAGGTCGGTATCGACCTGCAAGCCGGCGCGCTGCAGCTGGTGCATCAGCAGAAAGGCATGGCGCGCGGCCTCGCTGCCAAGGGTGGCGAGAAAGCAGTCAAGGCGCGGCACCGCCTGCGGACTCCCTTTCAGCAGCACCAGGCGCTCGACGCCCATGGCGAAACCGATTCCGGGGAGGGGGGGGCCGCCCAGGTCGCGAATCAGCCCGTCGTAACGCCCTCCTGCGGCCACCGCGTTCTGCGCCCCGAGATTGCCGGTGACCATCTCGAAGGTGGTCTTGGTGTAATAGTCGAGGCCGCGCACCATGCGCGGGTTGATGGCGAAAACCGTGCCGAGATCGGTGAGGTAGCCCTGCACCGCGGCGAAGTGGTCGGCGCAGCCGCCGCAGAGATGGTCGAGAACCGAGGGGGCGCCGGC is a window encoding:
- a CDS encoding class 1 fructose-bisphosphatase — encoded protein: MNTEPGRTKFQIDLRRHLREREEDRDLTRVICEIATASRYVINAIRTGDLGVAGTSNLYGEEQLALDVLSDRILRKRLIHSGVVATIASEETPEIINVNLNGKYSIAYDPLDGSSLVDVNLAVGTIVGIYRGDNVLQRGRTLVAAMYILYGPRATLVYSTGNGVHEFAMNALMEYTLIQENVTMKPSGSIYSPGGQRNKYTPGVEKFVTSLEEKGAKLRYSGGFVPDINQVLIKGQGLFMYPHLKDAPKGKLRLLYELNPMAFLIEQAGGKASNGRERILDILPEGIDHREPVFIGSSEDVERAEKFVAEFG
- a CDS encoding 2-oxoacid:acceptor oxidoreductase family protein, whose translation is MAKRYEIRFSGAGGQGLITAGIILAEAASIIEGKHAVQSQSYGPEARGGASKSEVIIADGPIDYPKATIVDACLAMTQEAADKYANGIKPGGLLLLDSDFVKNEPKGDFKVIKMPIMRTAKEDLGREIVANVVALGAMIALTDVVSRESGEQAVLRKVPEAFKDLNKKAYSLGFEKVKELLK
- a CDS encoding 2-oxoacid:ferredoxin oxidoreductase subunit beta encodes the protein MAYDYDKFLRPGKLPHIWCPGCGHGIVMKGMLRAIDACGLEKDNTAIVSGIGCASRMPGYVDFNTLHTAHGRAAAFATGVKMAKPEMNVIVVGGDGDGTAIGGNHFIHACRRNIDMTYVIMNNSIYGMTGGQFSPCTPTGAKASTTPYGNPDPTFDISKLAIGAGATFVARTTAFHATQIDKLVAEGIRHKGMAVIEVLDDCPTTYGRRNKFRSVVDMMKRLKEIAVPVAAAAKMTAEQLEGKVLTGVLYKEDKPEYCEQYAQVIAKAQGA
- a CDS encoding 2-oxoacid:acceptor oxidoreductase subunit alpha, with protein sequence MAKKVALLQGNEACAQGAVYAGCNFFGGYPITPSTEVAEVLSNELPKTGGKFIQMEDEIGAMASVIGAALTGAKALTATSGPGVSLKQELIGYACIAEVPCVIINVMRGGPSTGMPTGPGQSDVQQAKWGTHGDHATIALVPASCQEIFTETVRAFNLAEKYRMPVQVLYDEIVGHMRERIEFPEPGELEVIDRAKPTVTPDKYKPYDTSFGDVPPLAAFGSGYRFHVTGLNKAQDGFPTTKAEYVDAEERRQIRKVEGEAARADIEKYEEYLVDDAEVVIFAYGSTSRSARYAVNELRKEGIKAGLFRPITLWPFPEKRIAEIGKKVKGIVVPELNLGQMNLEVERVVKGSCPVLHIGRVDGEPINPGQIMDKVKEVK
- a CDS encoding 4Fe-4S binding protein, which gives rise to MSSPKIEVIERYCKGCSICVEFCPTKVLEMDAFLVKVARPEACIACMQCELRCPDFAIKVTK
- the mdh gene encoding malate dehydrogenase, which encodes MARPKIALIGGGQIGGVLAQLCALRELGDVVLFDIVEGLPQGKCLDIAEAAPVDGFDVNLKGTNDYADIAGANVVIVTAGLPRKPGMSRDDLIEVNSKIMTSVAEGIKKHAPNSFVIIISNPLDAMVTLCQKVTGFPYNRVIGQAGVLDSARFKAFIAWELGVSVKDVVAMTLGGHGDDMVPLVRYASVQGIPVMELLEQKYKSAAKAKEVMEAMVKRTRGAGGEVVALLKTGSAFYSPASSAIAMAESILKDSKRVLPTCVYLNGEFGVKGYFVGVPTVLGANGVEQILQFKLDAEEQAMMDKSVAAVKGLVDSMK
- a CDS encoding NADP-dependent isocitrate dehydrogenase; the protein is MTTKNATIIWSEIDEAPALATYALLPIVQKFLKGSGVNVETRDISLSGRIIANFPDHLTEAQKIPDYLTQLGELTQDPTANIIKLPNVSASIPQLQAAIKELQEKGYKIPDYPEEPKNDAEKALQARFAKCLGSAVNPVLREGNSDRRAAASVKKFAQKNPHRMMKPWPAGSKTRVAHMNGNDFYGSETSVTVKDATTVKYEFVGKDGSVTVLKEKLALQAGEVLDSSSMNMTALRKFYAEQIEAAKKDGVLLSLHLKATMMKISDPYIFGQCVTVFYKDVFDKYGDVFKELGVNVSNGLGDVYAKIKRLPEAKRAEIEAAIMDVYKTRPALAMVDSRKGITNLHVPNDVIIDASMPVVVRDGGQMWNLADELQDTVAMIPDRCYATIYQTIIEDCQKHGQFNPATMGHTSNVGLMAQKAEEYGSHDKTFFAPGDGKIRVVDASGAVLLEQTVEKGDVFRSCQTKDAPIRDWVKLAVTRAKASGAPAIFWLDEQRGHDAQIINKVNTYLKDHDTTGLDIRIMKPVDAMKFACERARKGLDTITVTGNALRDYLTDLFPILELGTSARMLSIVPLLAGGGLFETGAGGSAPKHVEQFLKEGHLRWDSLGEYCALVPSLEHIANRNNDPTVQLFADTLDEGITKYLENAKAPSRKVNEIDNRGSSFYLALYWAQALAAQSKNAELKARFTKVAADLASNEAKINAELLAAQGKPVDIGGYYRPDVAKTTAAMRPSATLNAIIDAL
- a CDS encoding LysM peptidoglycan-binding domain-containing protein, producing MKRLCCLILLLFVSGGCAQPPQAELAAARDALARAYAAGASRLASDDYQIAERALQDGEALVHDGDYGAARELLPFATLRARRALVLAHSADEQLRRAELERRERAIAAARQRQLQQAASPPPSKPDRKAPPKPPPPPQTSYTVGEGESLYSIAAQPQVYDDPLLWPLLYKANRDQIRDPRQIYSGQVLTIPRGLSTAELDEARQKAKQSDVFPPGAPISVPGSQNGQ
- the aspS gene encoding aspartate--tRNA ligase — protein: MNDIFGDWKRSHYCGMVTAAQIGQEVCLTGWVQRRRDHGGLIFIDLRDREGIVQLALDPDRDPEAHTKADRVRNEYVVAIKGIVSPRPAGTVNPKMKTGEVEVEVREMRILNTAKTPPFMLDEFTEVAENIRLKYRYLDLRRPAIQQNLMLRYQVTRTVRRYLDAEGFLDIETPVLTKSTPEGARDYLVPSRVNPGTFYALPQSPQLFKQLLMVSGFDRYFQIVKCFRDEDLRADRQPEFTQIDCEMSFVGRDDVIAVMEGMIAAIFKETIGVAVPLPMPRMTYAEALDRFGVDNPDLRFDLELVGLSDLVEGCGFKVFADAVAGGGQVKAINVKGGASLSRKELDDLTEFVKIYGAKGMAWVKMTEEGWQSPIAKFFSADELAAINQRLGAELGDLLLFGADSYKVVNESLGRLRGHLGHKLGLAKKDEYRFVWVTDFPLLEWDAEARRHVAVHHPFTAPMDEDLALLDSDPGKARAKAYDLVLNGSEIGGGSIRIHDQAIQSRMFDLMGIGEEEARMKFGFLLDALEFGAPPHGGIAFGLDRLTMILTGSDSIRDVIAFPKTQKATCLMSEAPGEVDEKQLRELAIRTVTRAK